In the Chroococcidiopsis sp. SAG 2025 genome, one interval contains:
- the pstC gene encoding phosphate ABC transporter permease subunit PstC, with product MSATSTPEGSSLWRPKRAASKRVEALVKGIFATFAFVSVATTIGIVLTLIFETVAFFSEVPIWRFFTDRAWTPLFANKQFGIMVLISATLLTSAIAIAVALPIGLLAAICLSEYAPARMRRWLKPALEILAGVPTVVFGYFALLTVTPFLQKLIPGLQGFNALSAGLILGVSIIPLVASLSEDAIYAVPRSLRDGAYALGATKRETIVSVVLPAALSGIVASFILAISRAIGETMIVTIAAGQNPSLGINPLVPVQTMTAYIVQVSKGDTPAGSLAYKTIFAVGMTLFLITLALNIFSYWFVRRFREKYE from the coding sequence ATGTCTGCCACGTCAACGCCTGAAGGGTCGAGCCTATGGCGACCAAAGCGGGCAGCAAGTAAACGAGTAGAAGCATTAGTGAAAGGCATATTTGCCACGTTTGCTTTTGTCTCAGTCGCCACTACAATCGGCATTGTCTTAACGCTAATTTTTGAAACTGTTGCGTTTTTCAGCGAAGTACCGATTTGGCGATTTTTCACCGATCGCGCTTGGACACCATTGTTTGCCAACAAGCAATTTGGCATTATGGTACTGATTAGCGCTACTTTACTAACTTCTGCGATCGCGATCGCTGTTGCCTTACCGATAGGCTTATTAGCTGCTATCTGCTTGAGCGAATATGCTCCCGCGAGAATGCGCCGCTGGCTCAAACCAGCATTGGAAATTTTGGCAGGGGTTCCTACTGTTGTATTCGGTTACTTTGCCCTGCTGACAGTTACGCCTTTTCTGCAAAAACTCATTCCTGGCTTACAGGGATTCAACGCCTTAAGTGCTGGATTGATACTTGGTGTTTCAATTATCCCCCTAGTGGCTTCTTTAAGTGAAGATGCGATCTATGCCGTGCCTCGAAGTTTACGCGATGGCGCTTATGCTTTGGGAGCCACCAAACGGGAAACCATTGTTTCTGTAGTTCTCCCAGCCGCTCTTTCTGGAATTGTCGCTTCTTTCATCTTGGCAATTTCTCGCGCGATCGGCGAAACCATGATTGTCACCATCGCCGCCGGACAAAACCCCAGCCTTGGTATTAACCCCCTAGTGCCAGTCCAAACGATGACAGCCTACATCGTTCAAGTAAGTAAAGGCGACACCCCAGCAGGATCTCTAGCATATAAAACTATTTTTGCTGTGGGCATGACTCTGTTTCTCATCACCCTCGCTTTAAATATCTTTAGTTACTGGTTCGTTCGCCGCTTTCGGGAGAAATACGAATGA
- the pstA gene encoding phosphate ABC transporter permease PstA, with the protein MTTPTPQPIDKSGFGTTGKFNVSLSKRYNFDKIFSTAAWVATLFGLVVLAVLLVDILIDGLGRIDWAFLTSFSSRRAAAAGILAPLVGSIWLLIVTALVAFPLGVGAGIYLEEYAKDNWFTRLIEINIANLAAVPSIIYGLLGLQIFVRWLQPITNGRSVLAGALTLSLLILPIIIITTREALRAVPDSLRQAGFALGATRWQVIREHIFPIALPGILTGTILALSRAIGETAPLIVIGAVSYIAFLPELSPKGLQSSFTALPIQIFDWVSRPQPQFHTNAAAGIIILMVVLLIMNASAIYLRNKFQQNRR; encoded by the coding sequence ATGACTACACCTACACCCCAACCCATCGACAAAAGCGGCTTTGGCACGACGGGCAAATTCAATGTTTCATTGTCCAAACGGTATAACTTTGACAAAATCTTTTCTACAGCCGCTTGGGTTGCCACCCTATTTGGCTTGGTCGTTCTTGCCGTTTTACTTGTAGACATCCTGATTGACGGACTCGGACGAATCGATTGGGCTTTTCTCACAAGTTTCTCCTCGCGTCGCGCTGCTGCTGCGGGAATATTAGCTCCCCTGGTCGGTAGTATTTGGCTATTAATCGTCACAGCTTTGGTTGCCTTTCCCTTGGGAGTGGGAGCAGGAATTTACCTGGAGGAATACGCCAAAGATAATTGGTTCACGCGGTTAATTGAGATCAATATCGCTAACCTAGCCGCAGTTCCATCCATTATTTATGGCTTATTGGGACTGCAAATTTTTGTCCGGTGGCTGCAACCAATTACTAACGGACGCAGCGTTCTTGCAGGTGCTTTAACTCTCAGTTTGTTAATCTTACCCATCATCATCATTACCACGCGAGAAGCACTACGGGCAGTCCCAGATAGCTTACGCCAAGCAGGTTTTGCTTTAGGTGCAACTCGATGGCAAGTGATTCGCGAACACATTTTTCCGATCGCCTTACCAGGTATCCTAACCGGAACAATTTTGGCACTGTCTCGTGCCATTGGCGAAACAGCACCTCTCATCGTGATTGGAGCTGTAAGTTATATTGCCTTCTTGCCAGAGTTATCTCCCAAAGGATTGCAAAGCTCTTTTACAGCACTACCAATTCAAATTTTTGATTGGGTTTCTCGCCCGCAACCACAATTTCACACCAATGCTGCTGCTGGCATCATCATATTGATGGTCGTGCTGTTAATTATGAATGCTTCAGCAATTTATTTACGCAACAAATTCCAACAAAATCGGCGCTAA